A genomic stretch from Argiope bruennichi chromosome 2, qqArgBrue1.1, whole genome shotgun sequence includes:
- the LOC129962069 gene encoding uncharacterized protein LOC129962069: MPIMKRSIDLLSNVQEMIMLDASGHMDRLNRVHFFISPGVAGGIPIGSIITNAEETNIFREGVKLLCECFPEKYCLLQNGPLIVMTDDDLKEREILSEIWPNSTYLLCQFQVLKAVWRWLMNSENKILKEHHQELYFSFKSLMYAETEMQLKELLQNMLENSTVRKYDKFIIYLSKLFSKKHLWCTCHRKMLLTTGNNTTNYVESLFKILKETILARVKAFSLVQLLDFIVTKFEKYLHSRYLDFSFGRSNKKLVKRFLPDDKGIIQNIRSLNKDNTYFEIDQHFVDLESSICTCFVGMNGTLCKHLSAVILKQNKKSTFVYSLESRKLMYEVATVKKLDSNSTLLLPLSFNPSHNFPSSQSDDALQPQFSSTVLPHLSNDILSQFNNNTLKHSSNDILSPRDIDTFSQPCNDNNMVLPTINTTSQPIAATCQNSNSETDDDDGDYLQKFDDIINRIKSGYKNNPDVFKPAIKKMAKNVNKFGKTETGLVSALHNFGRNLNYSSRVLKCSRRRGNQIPVQPTAIARRKSIYSGRKTQVGGRPVKRALPPALKEHTYGMFSELPKKHQKTKYSLTHCVEKNVSLPN, translated from the exons ATGCCGATAATGAAGCGAAGTATAGATTTACTTAGCAACGTTCAAGAAATGATAATGCTTGATGCATCTGGCCACATGGACAGATTAAAtcgtgttcatttttttatttctccaggtGTAGCTGGTGGAATACCTATTGGCAGCATCATCACAAATGCagaagaaactaatatttttcgtGAAGGAGTGAAACTTCTTTGTGAGTGTTTCCCTGAGAAATACTGTTTATTGCAGAATGGGCCACTGATTGTTATGACAGATGATGATCTGAAGGAAAGAGAAATTCTGAGTGAAATATGGCCAAATTCTACTTACTTACTCTGTCAGTTTCAGGTGCTAAAAGCAGTGTGGCGATGGCTTATgaacagtgaaaataaaattctaaaagagcaccatcaagaattatatttttcctttaaatcatTGATGTATGCGGAAACTGAAATGCAATTGAAAGAGTTGCTTCAAAATATGTTGGAGAATAGCACAGTCAGGAAATATGACAAGTTCATCATATATTTGAGCAAGTTGTTCTCCAAAAAGCATTTATGGTGCACTTGtcatagaaaaatgcttttaaccaCGGGAAACAATACAACAAACTATGTTgaaagtttgttcaaaattttaaaagagaccATACTTGCACGAGTGAAAGCATTTAGCTTAGTTCAATTATTGGACTTCATTGTCACAAAATTTGAGAAGTATCTACATAGTAgatatttagattttagttttgGTCGTTCTAACAAAAAACTAGTAAAAAGGTTTTTGCCTGATGATAAAGGAATAATTCAGAACATCAGATCACTAAATAAAGATAacacttattttgaaattgatcaaCATTTTGTTGATTTGGAAAGTTCCATTTGTACTTGCTTTGTTGGCATGAATGGAACGCTTTGCAAGCATTTAAGTGCTGtgattctgaaacaaaataaaaaatcaacatttGTCTATTCTCtagaaagtagaaaattaatgTATGAAGTGGCTACTGTGAAAAAATTGGATTCAAATAGCACCCTCTTGCTACCTTTAAGTTTTAACCCATCACACAATTTTCCTTCTTCTCAATCTGATGATGCTCTACAACCACAATTTTCTTCTACGGTACTTCCACATTTATCTAACGATATactttcacaatttaataataatacacttAAACATTCTTCAAATGACATACTTTCACCTAGAGATATTGACACATTTTCACAGCCTTGCAATGATAACAACATGGTTCTACCAACTATAAACACTACTTCACAGCCCATTGCAGCTACATGTCAAAACTCGAACAGTGAAACAGATGATGATGATggtgattatttacaaaaatttgatgatataATTAATCGGATTAAATCCGGTTACAAAAATAATCCTGATGTTTTTAagccagcaataaaaaaaatggcgaagAATGTTAACAAGTTTGGAAAAACAGAAACTGGATTGGTGTCTGCCTTGCATAACTTTGGAAG AAACCTTAACTACTCAAGCAGAGTTTTGAAGTGCAGCAGAAGGAGAGGCAATCAAATTCCTGTTCAACCTACAGCAATTGCAagaagaaaatctatttattctGGTAGGAAAACTCAAGTTGGTGGAAGGCCAGTTAAACGAGCATTACCACCTGCCCTAAAAGAACATACTTATGGAATGTTCTCTGAGTTAccgaaaaaacatcaaaaaacaaaatatagtttGACGCATTGTGTTGAAAAGAATGTATctcttccaaattaa